One window of Candidatus Krumholzibacteriota bacterium genomic DNA carries:
- the rph gene encoding ribonuclease PH produces the protein GWVTAEYGMLPRSSRRRIPRESLRGRVKGRTHEIQRLVGRSLRAAVDLAAIGERQVVVDCDVIEADGGTRTASITGGCIALVAALEELGLGEAVGGLVAAVSVGVVGGRVLLDLPYEEDSAAEVDMNVVMDDRGRFIEVQGTAEGEPFEGALLDRMLKTAGKGIRRLVREQEKALGRR, from the coding sequence CGGCTGGGTGACGGCGGAGTACGGCATGCTCCCGCGGTCGAGCCGGCGCCGCATCCCCCGCGAGTCGCTCCGCGGCCGGGTGAAGGGACGGACCCACGAGATACAGCGTCTCGTCGGCCGCTCGCTCCGCGCGGCGGTCGATCTCGCGGCGATCGGCGAGCGCCAGGTCGTCGTCGACTGCGACGTCATCGAGGCCGACGGCGGCACGCGCACCGCCTCGATCACCGGCGGCTGCATCGCGCTCGTGGCGGCCCTCGAGGAGCTGGGACTCGGCGAGGCGGTCGGCGGGCTCGTCGCCGCGGTGAGCGTCGGCGTCGTCGGGGGCAGGGTGCTTCTCGATCTTCCCTACGAGGAGGATTCGGCGGCCGAGGTCGACATGAACGTCGTCATGGACGATCGCGGCCGGTTCATCGAGGTGCAGGGGACCGCCGAGGGGGAGCCCTTCGAGGGGGCGCTCCTCGACCGGATGCTGAAGACGGCCGGCAAGGGCATCCGGCGCCTCGTCCGCGAGCAGGAAAAGGCCCTCGGCCGGCGGTGA